A stretch of Mytilus edulis chromosome 11, xbMytEdul2.2, whole genome shotgun sequence DNA encodes these proteins:
- the LOC139496132 gene encoding uncharacterized protein, with product MYQYKVAMKNGYGNFLPVLFLLQANFNLIDSMNKVYATEGTKSILLFPVSYKIRECRFIRNRELIYISEMNNMSIYSFALTKDIGIHIINTTAKHAGVYKLNQWLNYYPGLELKISNMSCPSRSRRQVCADEGLSPTLIFLLDLHLYRAKSKEEILKRENFRTIRNYSLDLKIYNVTPEDEGDYQCYTRFYRTRVKLLVAKLWFENKTYLNTIDGQEGMELTITCKADTEQFITALKLESNETTVAIGDNQSVIYTFVPDRTNHLTKYQCMDKTKPSIMIEVQLTINYAPAVKIRYTNETIECDCDGVPAIYTTYQLDQLSTNGELIRSVNLNNKVFALSKEPFPYQRNGKYVCFVSNGIPSVNGLVLQTWSTNVKYEGPPVFPKENSNVKIGEIGQSITLSFYLYSYPDVEEIYIEKLGSDQTKNRKRNNFNILNYVLHYTEFDYQLGIHGYEILIEHMVLDFQVYRITAKNRFGSSDYEFEIKDNNNIPLSKSKRKYFATLYSISTVICVYFLIVHVCCFSKLIRTRFHKQHDEPENHHYHTYDEIETTSIRADNTVRSPNPNENHDQNLERQSLSASSNTVYEDVAPVEVIQNSFVNRLLQPEITEEPGQRILISSNDLDASKMDMSVVSSTAMPSTTNYQNCNQCNTNTNKEIPSDINSQISIDSDSCTSSYSMVGIGGDGYENPYEIVLQERQEMHKYTEITNERNSSISSTTSRCDDHEF from the exons ATGTATCAGTACAAAGTAGCCATGAAGAATG GGTATGGTAATTTTCTTCCGGTTTTATTTTTGTTACAAG CAAATTTTAACCTAATCGATTCAATGAATAAAGTTTACGCAACGGAGGGGACCAAGTCAATTCTTTTGTTTCCGGTCTCCTACAAGATTAGAGAATGCCGTTTTATACGGAACAGAGAACTAATTTACATAAGCGAGATGAATAACATGAGTATATATAGTTTTGCATTGACCAAAGATATAGGAATTCATATCATTAATACAACAGCAAAACATGCTGGAGTCTATAAATTGAACCAATGGCTAAACTATTATCCTGGATTGGAACTCAAAATTTCTA ACATGTCATGTCCATCTCGGTCACGTAGACAAGTCTGTGCAGATGAAGGATTATCACCAACACTTATTTTTTTACTCGATCTCCATCTTTATCGTGCTAAGAGCAAAGAGGAGATCTTAAAGAGAGAAAACTTCAGAACAATTAGAAACTATAGCCTAGATCTTAAAATATACAATGTTACTCCTGAAGACGAAGGCGATTATCAATGTTATACACGTTTTTATCGTACTAGAGTCAAGCTTTTAGTAGCAA AATTATGGTTCGAAAACAAGACTTATCTAAACACAATAGATGGACAGGAGGGGATGGAATTAACGATAACGTGTAAAGCTGACACCGAACAGTTTATTACTGCCTTAAAATTAGAATCGAACGAAACAACAGTTGCAATTGGTGATAATCAATCTGTTATCTATACTTTTGTACCCGACCGTACAAATCATCTGACAAAATATCAATGTATGGATAAAACAAAACCATCGATTATGATAGAAGTTCAGTTAACCATAAACT ATGCTCCTGCAGTTAAAATTCGCTATACGAACGAAACGATTGAATGTGATTGCGATGGAGTTCCGGCAATTTATACGACGTACCAACTAGATCAACTATCTACGAATGGGGAACTTATTCGTTCAGTAAATTTGAATAACAAAGTATTCGCCTTGTCCAAGGAGCCTTTTCCGTACCAGAGAAATGgtaaatatgtttgttttgtcaGTAATGGTATACCATCTGTGAATGGATTGGTATTACAGACTTGGTCAACAAATGTGAAATATGaag GTCCACCTGTATTTCCAAAAGAAAACAGCAATGTCAAAATTGGAGAAATTGGACAATCAATTACACTGTCCTTCTACTTGTACAGCTACCCGGATGTAGAAGAAATATACATTGAAAAATTAGGAAGCGATCAAACGAAAAATAGGAAACGcaacaatttcaatattttgaattatgtatTGCACTACACCGAATTTGATTACCAATTAGGAATACACGGTTATGAAATTTTGATTGAACATATGGTACTGGACTTTCAAGTCTATCGTATTACAGCAAAGAATCGTTTTGGGTCAAGCGAttatgaatttgaaataaaagacAATA ATAATATTCCACTGAGCAAAAGTAAGAGGAAGTACTTTGCGACACTGTACAGCATATCTACGGTTATATGTGTTTACTTTCTTATTGTTCACGTCTGTTGCTTTTCAAAACTAATTAGGACTCGGTTTCACAAACAACATGATGAACCTGAAAACCACCATTATCATACTTATGATGAAATTGAGACAACATCAATACGGGCTGACAATACTGTACGTTCTCCTAACCCCAACGAAAATCACGATCAGAATTTAGAACGCCAAAGTTTGTCAGCTTCCTCAAATACTGTTTATGAGGATGTTGCACCAGTTGAAGTGATCCAAAACTCCTTCGTGAATAGATTACTACAACCCGAGATAACAGAAGAACCTGGACAACGAATTTTGATATCCTCGAATGATTTGGACGCTTCGAAAATGGATATGTCCGTAGTATCATCAACTGCTATGCCAAGTACGACAAATTACCAAAATTGCAATCAGTGTAACacaaatacaaataaagaaataccaaGCGATATCAACAGTCAAATAAGTATTGACTCTGATAGTTGCACATCAAGTTATTCCATGGTGGGCATCGGTGGAGATGGGTATGAAAATCCGTACGAAATAGTTTTACAAGAACGTCAAGAAATGCATAAGTACACTGAAATTACAAATGAAAGAAATAGCAGTATCTCATCTACTACGTCTAGGTGTGACGATCATGAATTTTAA